The window GGTTACCATACTAAAATAGGCAAAATATTGCAAAACGTTTTGAAGTTGTCTCTTTTTTCACTCTCTAAGCATGCATTAGGGCCTAACACCCTTTAGTACAAGAGCCCCTAATAGTTGTGTAACTTGATGCCTCAAATATGAGTTAAATAGACACATTTTGGCTCAAGTTCTTTCCCATTTCTTCCTACATTCCTTAATTTCTCAAATCTATTCCAGACAGCTGAcactatggttttttttttccttaggttTGATTAATCTGGTCTAACTCGAAGTGCATTCACTGATCTAACTCACCATTTTATTCCACAAGAAATTTATAATCATTTCTTTTAATTTGTAGCTCAACCAATACATTAAGGAGGTTCGCTTTACAACCCCAAGTGGACATGAGTTCCTCTTTGATGAAAAGGGAGAAGTTTCTACTAGATACGACATTATAAACTGGGTCATGCCTTCTGATAAGACTTACACCAGCATCAATGTTGGAAGCTTCAACCCCTTTGCTCCTAAGAATCAGCAGCTCACTGTGAACCAAAGTGCCATCTTCTGGAATCCACACTTCAAACAGGCttgacattatttatttaaatagaaAATGTCTTGCCTCTGTAAAAGTAGCTCAATAATGGAAGAGGATGGAATGAGAAGCGACAGAGGAGTATTTGTTAGATAAAGTAGGAAAATAACTCAGCTTCTCTCTTTTCATCCTTTCCTCAGACTCCTTGTTCTGTGTGTTCAGAAAGTTGTGCACCTGGGTACAGGAAAGTCTTCAACAAACAGAAACCAATATGCTGCTTTGACTGCTTCCCTTGTGCTGAAGGAGAATATTCTAACAGAACAGGTAGGTgaagcaacataccatgtaggaTGAATGCAATGGCTGCACATATCCAGTAACAAGTATAGATGCATACAAGTATACAGTGCATAAAGTCCACTTTTGAacccctaactttaggtgcaagcacttatgctaACTCAGTAGCTAGAGTAAATTTTCCCTCCTTACTGTAGCTAGTGAGATGCAtaaaagctagtattctgtaaactgtgtgcACTACTGTTAGGCACTCGCCTGAGCCATCCATCTTCCTCCCAGGTCCACATTCTCTTGCAGTAGATCATGATAGGGTCAAATGTTCATAGAGTTAATTGCCCTCCTTTCTGTGGtgtaaccaaagcagtttacatttataatatgcaggtactttctctatccctagtgggatcacaatctatgttttgtacttggggcaaagGATGgttggtgacttgcccagagtcacaaacagctgcagtgggaattgaaacctAGTTGTCcatgttctcagcccactgcactaaccatcaagcaatttatagaataccaaccaaTAGCAGTtacaccaattaacatcaattaaagaCAATAATTGGTAGTTAACACCTTCAGAACTCAGCCATTTATTTGCTTTGCCATGCCCATCGTTACAACCATGCATCCCCGTTATGCCAAAAATACCACTGGTTACCGATCCATCAGCACATATTCTTTAAATTGTTAGTCCTTAAATTTAAATCCCATAGGCTTGGTTTACCCTAGGAACTCTCTTCCCTCACTATCCCATACTGTACGGCTCATTTCCTTTGTTCAATAAATGATCATCAGCCCTGGATTTTCCCAATTAGAGCCTACTCATCATTGTGCTTTCTTTATTGCTGCCCCTTctcactggaattctctcccactaGCCATTTGTGCTGAAACCTCAATTAAAATATTCAGATCAAACCTAAAACCTGGCTCGTCGCTAAACCTTTTACCACAGAATTGGTTGGCAAACCGCTACTGCCTTTCCCCTCTACACTCTAATCCTTCTGCTTTCCCTACTTCTCTGCATCTCTGCTCTGTCCACTTTCCTGTCAAtttttttgtagttcctttcctttttcctaaCTGAagttattttattgtattgtaaaccTCTGAGAGCTGCCAGTTAGTCATGGCAGTACAGCAAGTTCAAATAATCTATAAATCATAACCATAACCattagcaaataataataatattcaattTTACTCACagctgacactattctataacttatagTGCTCTGTAGCTTTTTCTGGAAAACCATATTTCATACATGAAGACAAAAAGTAGGACTTTTTTTTACATGGACATAGAGGCCTGGTTTTGTTGTTATGACATGGTTGCAAAAACTAATAGCGCATAGGCTTAGCAGATACAGTCCAACAGTCTGTGGAAGGATGGCATCCATCTGTACAGTTACCGCAGAGATTCATGTCCCCTCCCTTGTAGGGGATGACCTGAAACTCCCTGAAACTGAGAACCAAGTCTCCCTAATCTCTGGCATAGAAagccacagggcccttttacagagcagcggtaagcctaaTGCAGGCTTAATGCTCGCTCTTCTTCGACTACTGCCGGCCCAGTGcagccaccggtggtagtcccaccctgagtgagaaccatttctgggggaaaaagaaaatcccaggaaatggcttgtgtggcagtaacctgatggtaatcgggcaatgctgcgcactgcccagttatcgCTGGGTTAGCACCGTAGCCCTTattgctacctcaatgggtggcggtaagggctccccgcctcatggccacacagtaaggtTTTTttcaccgcatggccattttgggggtgaGGGGTTTActagctgtgggaaaaagggccttggTGCATAGGAAAAACAGACTCTGCcgccagcacagggccctttttcctgcggcttagtaaaaaggacccccaagttcaccactcctcctctctgaAAAAGAGAACCAAGTCATTCCAGCTCTATGACTTCATCTCATACTGAGAACCACATCCCTTCACCCTGGGCCCCTAGTGGCTAgtaggggcagggcagggcacatTTCTGGAAACTCCTGCCCCACCTGTACCCTGATCCAAAATGGCAACTCTAAATCCTAGTACTACCATACAAGTCAACCTGCCAAATAAGGATCTCATTTTAAATGTACAAAATGCTTTCAaaggattggaggagtggcctagtggttagggtggtggactttggtcctgaggaactgagttcaattcccacttcaggcacaggcagctccttgtgactctgggcaagtcacttaaccctccattgccccatgtaagccacattgagcctgccatgagtgggaaagcatggggtacaaatgtaacaaaaataaattgtgaTAACAAGCCAACTGAACATTATAATAATTTGTATGTGCATTTTCTAATATTGTCTTTTTCTTTAATGATACCATTATATGTTCTTTCCGAACAATATTTAAAATGAGTTAACCAGCTGGGAATGgccgctggctggttaagtcacTTGCTGGCAGCTaattggtcattttcagtggcatttgatGGTTAttttcactgaaaatgaccagttagagcCAAACCTGAAGCCATCTGGCAAATCTTAGTGGATAAATGGGACTGCACAAATAGCTTTATCCTATCTTTATCCGTTCAcccatggccagttaaatttTAAATTAACTTTACCGGTCATGTGCTAGCCTGCTTTTAAAAAATCGCACagggcttggcattgaatttccagtttcaGCACCAGCggcagacaaccccccccccccccccccccaaaacactggCTGAATACTGGGGTCTttctagtcaatattcagcacaagtTAGCCAACCTGAaatggccactgactggttaactcGCTTGCTGGCAGCTAAGTGGTCATGTTCAGCGGCACTTCACCAGTTACTTTTGCTGAACATTACAGGAGAGTGCCGAACCTGAAACCAGCTGTCACGGGCATTCCAAGAGTGTTTTGGGGCTGGATCCTGGTTAGGTCCCGATATTCATACCTAGCTGACAagcttaggggtcttttactaagccgtggcagcATGTTTAGCATGGGCTAAatggtagagacacccataggaatatatgggcatctctagtgttttgtgcatgcttatttttagcatgtaccAAAAAATGCTAGAACGCCTTTATAAAAGGCACACTTagggctatgtttactaagccatgctagaggcacaCTAGTGTTTATGTATAATGCTTTaattgtgtagatgcccataatatagctacttcatgcaaggttccacgttaggagtcacagaccaagaaagggatctaggtgtcatcgttgatgatacgttgaaatcttctgctcagtgtgctgctgcggctaagaaagcaaatagaatgttaggtattattaggaaaggaatggagtggaggagtggcctagtggttagggtggtggactttggtcctggggaactgaggaactgagttcaattcccacttcaggcacaggcagctccttgtgactctgggcaagtcacttaaccctccattgtcccatgtaagccgcattgagcctgccatgagtatgaaagcgcagggtacaaatgtaacaaaaaaaaatgaggatgttataatacctttgtatcgctccatggtgtgactgcacctcatgatagaggtctataaaataatgagtggagttaaatgggtagatgtaaagtgtctgttcacactttccaaaaatactaggactagggggcatgcaatgaagctacaatgtagtaaatttaaaatgaatcgtagaaactttttcttcactcaacgtgtaattaaactctggaatatgttgccagagaatgtgataaaggcggttagctagtggagtttaaaaaaggttttgacagcttcctaaaggaaaagtccatagaccgttattaaatggacttggggaaaatccactatttctgggataagcagtataaaatattttgtacatttttgggatcttgccgggtatttgtgacctggattggccactgttggaaacaggatgctgggcttgatggacctttggtctttcccagtatggcaatacttatgtaatattcctatgggcatctccatGGTTACCATACGTAAATATTTAGCACCCTCTAAAAACGCtactacaccttagtaaacagggcccttattgaataaataggactgcataactagctgtcttaactttattcagtaacccatagccggttagGTCTGAAAATCAACTTAACCAATCATGCCCTAGCTGGCGTTTTAAAAAACAGTAATTCAATCCCAAAACTCGCACAGGGCTtgtcattgaatttctggtttcagCATCAGCAGCAGACAAAAAACATTGCAGCTtaatttgatctttttttttcctgtgcctagtgGGCTTAGGATGGTGACGGTGTAGTTTTGGAGGATGTGGgggagattccccccccccccccccacacacacacacatgaactgcatgtctggaaggggaaagatgTGTAAAAGGTAATGGttgggggcattgccccctcccaaatTATGTGGAAAAGGGAAGGAGATTAATTGCcctagttgttgttgttttttaagttATGGgtaggaattgtcctccctggtgtggtgggaattttCCAACTGAGAACTGGTggatgggaactgtccaggttggaactgacctagaactccAGGGATGTAGTGTGGGTAAGATCAGGTAACATAATATATAGGGATCAATGTTCAGTAGTATTTATCTGGATAAATGAAAGATTTAGTTCATAAAAGCCACCAGTGATTCAGCACCTTAATATATTTAGCAGCACTCTCCAGATAATTCTGCTGATTACCATTGCAGACCATTTCAGCACCATCCAGAGCCGGAGGCTTTCAGCTTAGCGAAGGTATTTAGCTTGCTAACCAGATAGACAGGATAGCAAAAAAGCTGTATTAACTTCAACCAGTTAGCTATCTCATTTgtaaactgaatatcactactccagtgccgtagtgagggcagctgacacccggggcgggtcgctgctgcgcacctccccacccgggtgcagcacggcgcaccctcccctcTCCGGAGCGCGTACTTACATGGAAAAGCGGCGACGGACGTGTGGGAGGGCCCAAccaccccgagtgcatgtcgctgggagctgcgtcggcttcactggtttcctgctctctctgccccagaacaggaagtaacctgttccggggcagagggagcagggacccagcggagttgacacccccccagcggcgtgcacccggggcggacggcCCCACCGCCCtctccccttcctacgccactgcactactcaccaatatatctttttattttcaaaGTTATGAACTTTAGCCTACATAATCAAAAAGCAGAAAGTCACTTCCCCATTTTAATTTGatggaaagtttatgattacaAAGTAGCAATAAAGTTTGCATCAAAGTAAAGACAACGAAAAGTGTTTCCATAAAGTAGGCAACATTTCCTGTATGATATATAGGAGTCCACAACCAACATTCGACCACAGTGAGACAAGCAATTTCTGGAGGACTCGTGGGGTCCATGTTTGTCCCTCGAGATCAAAACAATGATGTTGCTGCATTAACCCACAATTAGTAGGATCATTGGTGCTAGAATCCTGCTGAAAGAGAGATCAACAAAAGTATGTTTTTCTTGAATTTCTATTTGAATATAGGATTATAGATCCAAATATTTTCCCTAAAATAGCAAAATAATTTATATAAGAAGGTATTCTATAGTAAGATATGATATATTATGTTTCATAGATGCAGAGAATTGCCTGAAGTGCCCTGAGGATCAATGGCCTAATGAGAAGAAGGTTGAATGTATCACAAGACTAGTAGAATTCTTGTCCTATACTGATCCATTGGGTGCAATTTTCACTTCCACTGCAATTGCCTTCTCCATTGTCAATGCTCTAGTGCTGAGCATCTTTATTAAATACCGAGACACACCTCTGGTGAAAGCTAATAACCAGGAGCTCAGCTACATCCTACTTGTCTTTCTCATGCTGTCCTTCCTGTGCTCTTTGATGTTTATTGGCCATCCTGGAAATGTAACCTGTCTGATCCAACAAGTAGCTTTTGGCATCATTTTCACCATTGTTGTCTCTTCTGTCCTGGCAAAAACCATTATAGTTCTCATTGCCTTTAATGCCACTAAGCCTAGAAGCAAGTTGAGTAAGTGGGTTGGGTCAAGAGTCTCCAGCTATCTACTCTTTCTTTGCTCTTCAGGTGAAGTTGTAATCTGCATTATATGGCTGCTCATATCTCCTCCATTCTCAGAATATGATACACAGTCTGAACCTGGGAAGATGATTCTACAGTGTAACGAAGGATCCACCATTGCATTTTATAGTATGATTGGGTACATTGGTTTTCTGGCTTTTTTAAGTTTCATTGTGGCTTTCCTAGCAAGGAATTTGCCTGACAGTTTCAATGAGGCCCAGCATATCActttcagcatgctggtgttctgcagtgtctgGATATCCTTCATCCCAGCCTACTTGAGCGCAAAAGGCAAATACATGGTGGCTGTGGAGATATTTGCCATCCTAGCTTCCAGTGCAGGACTGCTGGGTTGTATATTCATCCCCAAGTGCTACATTATTCTGTTGAGGCCTGAACTGAATAAAAGGGGACATTTAATTGGAAAGCAACATTTTAAttaaccaaaatgatgaagggttTCTTTCCTCTGTAACACTTCCTTGGTATTCATATTCTTTCAAGAAAAAGGAATAGAAATATGCATTAGTCAGCACAAATTAAGGTAGAGATTTTAGTGATTGATCAAGAAATTCTTTTGAAAGTCTGATATTCCCCAATTGTATTTTTATTCCTTCAGTACAAGATAATACATGTATCccctgcatgtaacttaattaattAGCTCTTAATTGGTGTTAAAGCAATCATCAGCtataattagtgttaattggtgctaattagcattaattagcaaTTATGCCCATAACTACCATTCGTTGGTATTCTTCAAATGTTCACACCTAATCCATTGTGCACAACTGCAAAGGAGCCTGAACCTAAGAGGGGCGctggtgtgtcaggggtgtgcctggcacatacatgcacactttctagaatactagcacttaagcACCTAACTTCTTAaggttaggcatgagcatttaaacCATCCTTTGTGCTAGCATAAGTGCTTGTACTAAATTTAGACAAATAAATGTGGACTGACGCTAGTATTCTACattaactcccagattctatctATGGCGACCAAAATTGTGCATCAAAATTTGGATCACattgagcttattctataattgggcgTGTAACTTAATTACCAGATGAGCAGTTGATTGACAATAATTGGTGTCTAATAATCACtggtactaattggcaaaaatgaaaatttacacacacatctttgtAGTCGGGATTCTATTAATTTTTCACGTGGATctgaaagggggtatggccatgggaggggcatggtcagATCAGGGGCGGTCCTAGAaattgtgtgcagtgttatagagtaTTGCCAATCCGTGTCTGATTTAGACATAAGGATTTACACCTGGCTTCACTTGGTATAAAATCTTGTGcccaaaattaggtgtggatccctgcACCagaaactattctataaacagcacccaactttaagagacgtttatagaatagcttttaCCACTCATTTTTTTTGTCGCCCAAATGTGGGCCATTTATAGAACTTGCTTCTGTATGTAATAGAGTTCACACTTAGCATCATCccagtgtctaactttaggcaccctaTAGAGAATGACCTCCAGAGGTGTCAATTCTAGACATTTCATGAAAAGGTGGACACCAAAATGCTGGACTTAAGTGCAAATTGTATAATGGAGTCTGGGGACATTTATACATAGAGTGTATCTCTGCCAGTTGTAATAGTGCCTGCCTAAATGTGTCACTTTAGAGCATAAatgatactattctataatataTGCATACAATTTTGAGAGACCCCCATGCCCTACGTATGTCTCTCCCATGTGAATATTCCCTTGCATTCCCATGCTATGCAAGTTGCATTCtcagattatagaataccacttagcatCAAACTAGCACTTACCATAAATCTTTTAcattctgagcactctaccaaaaccctcatccacacccttgtcacctctcgtttagactactgcaatctgcttcttgctggcctcccacttagtcacctctcccctctccaatcgtttcaaaactctgctgcccgtctcgtcttccgccagggtcgctttactaatactacccctctcctcaagtcgcttcactggctccctatccgttttcgcatcctgttcaaacttcttctattaacctataaatgtactcactctgctgctccccagtatctctccacactcgtccttctctacaccccttcccgtgcactccgctccatggataaatccttcttatctgttcccttccccactactgccaactccgtgccttctgtctcgctgcaccctacgcctggaataaacttcctgagcccctacgtcttgccccatccttggcaacctttaaatctagactgaaagcccacctctttaacattgcttttgactcgtaaccacttgtaatcactcgcctccacctaccctcctctcttccttcctgtacacattaattgatttgatttgcttactttattttttgtctattagattgtaagctctttgagcagggactgtctttcttctatgtttgtgcagcactgcgtatgcctttttagcgctatagaaatgctaaatagtagtagtagtagtacattcacACATGTAAGTGTTAATATTGTATAATCTGAGTGTGtaaatggtgcttacatttagaCACTCaagttatagaatcagggggtttaGGGACCATTTCTATAAAATAGGCACACAAGCttaggtgtggaggagtggcctagtggttagggtggtggattttggtcctggggaactgaggaattgagttcaattcccacttcaggcacaggcagctccttgtgactctgggcaagtcactcaaccctccattgccccatgtaagctgcattgagcctgccatgagtgggaaagtgcggggtacaaatgtaacaaaaaaacacctTCCCTTCCACAATATGACTAGTGTATCGCAGACCTTAACCTGAACTTGTGGTGCTGACTTATGATGTCATCAGGCTGCCCTGTGCTCTATGCTGAAAGATTTGTGTCTGCTTTGCATCTGAAAAGGTCTCCTGGTTGTGTGTGGCCCAGAGGAAATGTCTATATAGTGGTACATCTGTCTCAGTTTGGAGGTATACAGATAATCAAGGACAAGGACTATTGTTTATGCAGCTGCAGACTACTTGGTGCCCCAAGAATTAGGGAATATCCACAGGTGACAtcaaagttatgcacataattaccATTAGTTGGTATTCTTCAAATGTTTGCCTGAAAAACATTGTGCACAACTGCAAGGGAGCCTAAACctgagaggagcatgggtgggtcaggggcatgcctggCACATACAGGCTTACTTTCTAGAAAATACGCACCTAACCACAAGAAAAGGGGCATGAATTAATCACCTATCAACATGATATTGAAAACTGAAAAACGTTACTTATGGGAAATCATATATAAGATGCGCCTGCAAAAGACAGAAGACACACAATGTCACGTCGACCATGACAGACACTGATATAACAACATCAACAACAGAAGATAACCACCTCCTACACCTGCTGTTTCAGCTGCCAATATGAAGAGATGACCCTGTACCAAAAGACTGAGGTTCTATGATTTATAATTTAAGGTCTGTGATCATTAACAGCAGGGTTACAGGTGGCTTTTGCCAGTAGGGAGTGTGTGTTAGCATTCCAATTAACTTCTGTTCATTTTATTATCCTAAATGTTTTGTATTAGGGACTTATAAATCTGCTCTAATATTTtacatctgtttacactttgttTTTGcaccttatattttcaaataaatCTTTCTCTATTGGCTCCGTGTGGTCTCAAAACTTGAACTGCAATATCTATAGGAGGCAATTCTAGAGAGCGCACAAAAAGTTAGGTTCCAAAATATAGCAAACTAAGTATGAATATTATAACAGCCTCTGAACCctaagattctgttatagattaTTAGCATAAGTCCACATATATGTGCCAACAGTAGATGCAGCCACATACACCTGGTCTGACCTGACCTAAAGTTTGTCACTttcatgtgtaacttatagtaaTCTATTAGCTTTGCAATATTTCCATGGCCTAACCATGCCCTGCTCACAAGCATTTCTCCTTGCAGCTATGCCTATAGCACTTAGATACTACCTCACAATATAGCACCTAACTAGCAATTTAGGTGTCATGTGGTGTGTAAGTTCATCCATCACTTCTAATGTGTACCATTTTCTACAACAGATTAGAGAAATTAGGGGGATAGCATAAATGACAAAAAGTCATATCAGGGCTGGAGAAAATGAGATCCTTTGCAGATTAGCTTACTTTTCAAAGCAACATAATAAAAGAAATGATGCAATACATA is drawn from Microcaecilia unicolor chromosome 14, aMicUni1.1, whole genome shotgun sequence and contains these coding sequences:
- the LOC115458176 gene encoding vomeronasal type-2 receptor 26-like gives rise to the protein MDLQFSDRTEFPFFYCTVPNDYPQFSGMIQLLNLFRWNWVGILTSNDESDQRGSEELKKEIIRSGSCVAFLEVIPLVLLLKDQQIARLGRIFDMIQKSLANVVIMYSTSSYLVRLICSNTYYKFNLAGKQWVLSTAVSSLNELKGWYISTCVIFNGSLGFAIPKGKILGFKDFLYNIYPSTFPDPFILQSLWIQAFFCELPYRPLRTGFPNCTGKEALSDLSVSEFDVDNFRFTYSLYLSVYAMAHALNNMLTVKPQLLEHRMEFLPWQLNQYIKEVRFTTPSGHEFLFDEKGEVSTRYDIINWVMPSDKTYTSINVGSFNPFAPKNQQLTVNQSAIFWNPHFKQTPCSVCSESCAPGYRKVFNKQKPICCFDCFPCAEGEYSNRTDAENCLKCPEDQWPNEKKVECITRLVEFLSYTDPLGAIFTSTAIAFSIVNALVLSIFIKYRDTPLVKANNQELSYILLVFLMLSFLCSLMFIGHPGNVTCLIQQVAFGIIFTIVVSSVLAKTIIVLIAFNATKPRSKLSKWVGSRVSSYLLFLCSSGEVVICIIWLLISPPFSEYDTQSEPGKMILQCNEGSTIAFYSMIGYIGFLAFLSFIVAFLARNLPDSFNEAQHITFSMLVFCSVWISFIPAYLSAKGKYMVAVEIFAILASSAGLLGCIFIPKCYIILLRPELNKRGHLIGKQHFN